The following coding sequences lie in one Macrobrachium nipponense isolate FS-2020 chromosome 45, ASM1510439v2, whole genome shotgun sequence genomic window:
- the LOC135214389 gene encoding ATP-dependent (S)-NAD(P)H-hydrate dehydratase-like — protein sequence MSTNGPQQLTGLVTGVIPPLTYAAHKGQAGRIGIMGGSLEYTGAPYFAAMTALRIGADLTHVFCHRDAAVPLKSYSPELIVHPLLDANDPMSEIEEWLPRLHALILGPGLGRRPQTFATLGHVIEAAKDRQLLLIIDADALFYLNENYDTLQGYTNAILTPNKVEFARLYRAVMKTDMKADQVTSENVQQVAKKLGVTICCKGNADIIASGDTVVTCEVPGSPRRCGGQGDILSGAAAILLYWAFGTAAASQEKLPFPPTVIAAWGACAVTRRASGLAFTQRGRSVITSDIIHFISQAFSSLFQGKSK from the coding sequence ATGTCGACTAACGGGCCACAACAGTTGACAGGCTTGGTGACAGGAGTGATCCCTCCCCTCACCTATGCTGCCCACAAAGGTCAGGCAGGTCGCATCGGGATCATGGGCGGCTCCCTGGAATACACGGGCGCCCCCTACTTCGCTGCCATGACTGCTTTACGTATCGGCGCCGACCTGACCCACGTGTTCTGTCACCGAGACGCTGCCGTCCCCCTCAAATCGTATTCGCCCGAACTCATCGTTCATCCCTTACTCGATGCCAACGATCCTATGTCAGAGATCGAGGAATGGCTACCTCGGCTCCATGCGCTCATACTGGGACCTGGCCTTGGCAGGCGGCCACAGACATTCGCCACTTTAGGACACGTGATTGAAGCTGCTAAGGACCGGCAACTATTGCTCATCATTGATGCTGATGCCCTCTTCTACCTGAATGAAAACTATGATACTTTACAAGGCTATACCAATGCCATCTTAACCCCAAACAAAGTCGAGTTTGCCAGACTCTACCGTGCAGTCATGAAGACCGACATGAAAGCTGATCAAGTCACGTCGGAAAATGTGCAGCAAGTGGCAAAGAAGCTTGGTGTTACAATTTGCTGCAAAGGAAATGCAGACATCATTGCTTCCGGAGATACTGTCGTTACCTGCGAAGTACCTGGGTCCCCAAGACGCTGCGGAGGACAGGGAGATATTCTCAGTGGCGCTGCAGCCATCTTACTCTATTGGGCATTTGGGACAGCTGCTGCTTCCCAAGAAAAACTCCCATTCCCACCAACAGTCATTGCTGCATGGGGAGCGTGTGCTGTGACCAGAAGAGCCTCCGGTCTGGCTTTCACTCAGCGTGGCCGTAGTGTTATTACCTCcgatattattcattttatcagTCAGGCCTTCAGCTCCCTCTTCCAGGGCAAAAGCAAGTGA